A single genomic interval of Spinacia oleracea cultivar Varoflay chromosome 6, BTI_SOV_V1, whole genome shotgun sequence harbors:
- the LOC130463276 gene encoding uncharacterized protein, producing the protein MYIQMRKRERPLFVLPGLFPNYFSLKKTSLFSPSLFLSQFPHRPSQSEKQESELVDVGSSVLDKLKDLYLKKLWHQPSRATKVHCSHKFQGLFYHLRRRPTPPYPGCRRLIQSLLSPPLTASKEAQDVLKGKCWIEILNFGCIFGVELA; encoded by the exons ATGTACATACAAATGCGGAAAAGGGAAAGACCCTTATTTGTGTTACCGGGTCTCTTTCCCaactatttttcattaaaaaaaacctCTCTCTTCTCTCCATCTCTCTTCCTCTCCCAATTTCCCCACCGCCCCTCTCAATCAGAGAAACAAGAGAGTGAACTCGTCGATGTAGGCTCTTCAGTACTGGATAAACTCAAAGATCTGTACCTGAAGAAGTTATGGCATCAACCTTCTCGAGCTACAAAAGTTCATTGCTCTCATAAGTTCCAG GGTTTGTTTTACCACCTCCGCCGCCGCCCAACACCGCCCTACCCAG GTTGTAGAAGACTAATTCAGAGTCTACTCTCACCGCCTCTCACCGCCTCCAAGGAAGCTCAG GATGTACTCAAGGGTAAATGCtggattgaaattttgaattttggttgTATTTTTGGGGTTGAGTTAGCCTGA